The following proteins are encoded in a genomic region of Nocardioides renjunii:
- the clpB gene encoding ATP-dependent chaperone ClpB has protein sequence MSQFGAEKFTTRSREVIEAAQLAATTGGNTNTEPIHLLVALLQQEDGATRSLVQKAGVDAADLLAKAVRVQRALPSATGSTVQQPSASAALTRVLASSLDLAGSMRDDYVATDHLLVALATVESSAQKVLTDAGLDAAGLREAITAVRGNRRVTSESAEASYESLEKYSVDLTRAAEDGRLDPVIGRDAEIRRVVQVLSRRTKNNPVLIGEPGVGKTAVVEGLAQRVVAGDVPDSLKGRRVLSLDLAAMVAGAKYRGEFEERLKAVLEEIKDAGGQVITFIDELHTVVGAGAGGDSAMDAGNMLKPMLARGELHMIGATTLDEYRERIEKDPALERRFQQVFVGEPTVEDTIQILRGIQEKYEAHHGVRITDAALVAAATLSDRYITGRQLPDKAIDLIDEAASRLRMEHESSPEEIDVLRRQVDRLKMEQFALEKETDPASVERLEVLQKDLADREEELRGLEARWEREKDQLQGEGELRRQLDQLKIEAEKKLREGDLAGASEIQYGRIPELEKQIAEVEKAEQLDLEPLVGEEVGAEQIADVVEAWTGIPTGRMLQGETAKLLEMEQVIGERLIGQREAVTAVSDAVRRSRAGISDPNRPTGSFLFLGPTGTGKTELAKSLADFLFDDERAIVRIDMSEYSEKHSVSRLVGAPPGYVGYDEGGQLTEAVRRRPYSVVLLDEVEKAHPEVFDILLQVLDDGRLTDGQGRTVDFRNTLLILTSNLGSNFLVDPLMEPEVKKESVMGVVRAHFKPEFLNRLDEVVLFDALTKDDLAHIVDLQLTLLEKRLAVRRINISVTDAARAWLAEIGYDPAYGARPLRRLIQSAIGDPLARKLIGGEVTDGGSVTVDAGPDGLVLA, from the coding sequence TTGAGCCAGTTCGGTGCCGAGAAGTTCACCACCCGCAGCCGCGAGGTCATCGAGGCTGCCCAGCTCGCCGCCACCACCGGCGGCAACACCAACACCGAGCCGATCCACCTGCTCGTCGCCCTGCTCCAGCAGGAGGACGGCGCGACCCGCAGCCTCGTCCAGAAGGCAGGCGTCGACGCCGCCGACCTGCTGGCGAAGGCCGTCCGGGTGCAGCGCGCCCTGCCCAGCGCCACCGGCTCGACCGTCCAGCAACCGAGCGCCTCGGCGGCGCTGACCCGCGTCCTCGCCTCGTCGCTCGACCTGGCCGGCTCGATGCGCGACGACTACGTCGCCACCGACCACCTGCTCGTGGCCCTCGCCACCGTCGAGTCCTCGGCCCAGAAGGTCCTGACCGACGCCGGTCTCGACGCGGCCGGCCTGCGCGAGGCGATCACGGCCGTCCGCGGCAACCGCCGGGTGACCAGCGAGAGCGCCGAGGCGTCGTACGAGTCGCTGGAGAAGTACAGCGTCGACCTCACCCGGGCAGCGGAGGACGGGCGCCTCGACCCCGTGATCGGCCGCGACGCCGAGATCCGACGGGTGGTCCAGGTCCTCTCGCGGCGCACCAAGAACAACCCCGTGCTCATCGGCGAGCCGGGCGTCGGCAAGACCGCCGTCGTCGAGGGCCTCGCCCAGCGCGTCGTCGCCGGTGACGTCCCCGACTCCCTCAAGGGTCGTCGCGTGCTGTCGCTCGACCTGGCCGCGATGGTGGCCGGCGCGAAGTACCGCGGCGAGTTCGAGGAGCGGCTCAAGGCCGTGCTCGAGGAGATCAAGGACGCCGGCGGGCAGGTCATCACGTTCATCGACGAGCTGCACACGGTCGTCGGCGCGGGCGCCGGCGGCGACTCCGCGATGGACGCCGGCAACATGCTCAAGCCGATGCTCGCGCGCGGCGAGCTGCACATGATCGGCGCGACCACGCTCGACGAGTACCGCGAGCGGATCGAGAAGGACCCCGCCCTCGAGCGCCGCTTCCAGCAGGTCTTCGTCGGCGAGCCCACCGTCGAGGACACCATCCAGATCCTGCGCGGCATCCAGGAGAAGTACGAGGCGCACCACGGCGTGCGCATCACCGACGCCGCGCTCGTCGCCGCCGCGACGCTGTCCGACCGCTACATCACCGGCCGCCAGCTGCCCGACAAGGCGATCGACCTCATCGACGAGGCCGCCTCGCGGCTGCGGATGGAGCACGAGTCCTCCCCGGAGGAGATCGACGTGCTGCGCCGCCAGGTCGACCGGCTCAAGATGGAGCAGTTCGCGCTCGAGAAGGAGACCGACCCCGCGTCGGTCGAGCGGCTCGAGGTGCTGCAGAAGGACCTCGCCGACCGCGAGGAGGAGCTGCGCGGCCTCGAGGCCCGCTGGGAGCGCGAGAAGGACCAGCTCCAGGGCGAGGGCGAGCTGCGCCGCCAGCTCGACCAGCTCAAGATCGAGGCCGAGAAGAAGCTGCGCGAGGGCGACCTCGCCGGCGCCAGCGAGATCCAGTACGGCCGCATCCCCGAGCTCGAGAAGCAGATCGCCGAGGTGGAGAAGGCCGAGCAGCTCGACCTCGAGCCGCTGGTCGGCGAGGAGGTCGGTGCCGAGCAGATCGCCGACGTCGTCGAGGCCTGGACCGGCATCCCGACCGGCAGGATGCTGCAGGGCGAGACCGCCAAGCTGCTCGAGATGGAGCAGGTGATCGGTGAGCGCCTCATCGGCCAGCGCGAGGCCGTGACCGCGGTCAGCGACGCCGTACGCCGCTCGCGGGCCGGGATCTCCGACCCCAACCGGCCGACCGGGTCGTTCCTCTTCCTCGGCCCGACCGGCACCGGCAAGACCGAGCTGGCCAAGTCGCTCGCCGACTTCCTCTTCGACGACGAGCGGGCGATCGTCCGCATCGACATGAGCGAGTACAGCGAGAAGCACTCGGTCTCGCGGCTCGTCGGTGCGCCGCCCGGCTACGTCGGCTACGACGAGGGCGGCCAGCTCACCGAGGCCGTGCGGCGCCGGCCCTACAGCGTGGTGCTGCTCGACGAGGTCGAGAAAGCACACCCGGAGGTCTTCGACATCCTGCTGCAGGTGCTCGACGACGGCCGGCTCACCGACGGCCAGGGCCGCACGGTCGACTTCCGCAACACCCTGCTGATCCTGACCTCCAACCTCGGCTCGAACTTCTTGGTCGACCCGCTCATGGAGCCGGAGGTCAAGAAGGAGTCGGTGATGGGCGTGGTCCGGGCGCACTTCAAGCCCGAGTTCCTCAACCGGCTCGACGAGGTCGTCCTGTTCGACGCGCTCACCAAGGACGACCTGGCCCACATCGTCGACCTCCAGCTCACGCTGCTCGAGAAGCGGCTCGCCGTGCGGCGGATCAACATCTCGGTGACCGACGCGGCACGCGCCTGGCTGGCCGAGATCGGCTACGACCCGGCGTACGGCGCCCGGCCGCTGCGCCGGCTGATCCAGTCGGCGATCGGCGACCCGCTCGCTCGGAAGCTGATCGGCGGCGAGGTCACCGACGGCGGCTCGGTCACCGTCGACGCCGGACCCGACGGGCTAGTCCTCGCCTAG
- the cobF gene encoding precorrin-6A synthase (deacetylating), protein MIEAGPAVRVRIVGIGCHPGQLTAEAREAIAGCDYVIAADKGPGDPLLALRRAVCEDVGVELVAVPDPPRDRDAGLDGAGYDGAVLDWHDARAAAYGSVIAQRPGTVGLLVWGDPAFYDSTIRVVDRVVDRLVDRLGVAYDVVPGISALSLLAARHRVVLHEVGRPVLVTTGRRLADEVAAGHDNLVVMLDGRLQATLLPAEEGEWDIWWGANLGSPHEELVAGRLGEVVEEVRAARARAKDADGWVMDTYLLRRADTMRRPQS, encoded by the coding sequence GTGATCGAGGCGGGACCGGCCGTGCGGGTCAGGATCGTCGGCATCGGCTGCCACCCCGGGCAGTTGACGGCCGAGGCCCGCGAAGCCATCGCGGGGTGCGACTACGTCATCGCCGCCGACAAGGGCCCGGGTGATCCCCTGCTCGCGCTGCGCCGCGCGGTCTGCGAGGACGTCGGCGTCGAGCTGGTCGCCGTCCCCGACCCGCCGCGCGACCGCGACGCGGGCCTCGACGGCGCCGGCTACGACGGCGCGGTCCTCGACTGGCACGACGCCCGCGCGGCGGCGTACGGATCGGTGATCGCGCAGCGGCCCGGCACGGTCGGCCTCCTGGTGTGGGGCGACCCGGCGTTCTACGACTCGACGATCCGCGTGGTCGACCGCGTGGTCGACCGCCTGGTCGACCGCCTGGGCGTGGCGTACGACGTCGTGCCCGGCATCTCCGCGCTCTCGCTCCTCGCCGCCCGGCACCGGGTCGTGCTCCACGAGGTCGGCCGGCCGGTGCTGGTGACGACCGGGCGCCGGCTCGCCGACGAGGTCGCCGCCGGCCACGACAACCTCGTCGTGATGCTGGACGGCCGGCTGCAGGCAACGTTGCTTCCAGCGGAGGAGGGCGAGTGGGACATCTGGTGGGGCGCCAACCTCGGCAGCCCCCACGAGGAGCTCGTCGCCGGCCGGCTCGGCGAGGTCGTCGAGGAGGTCCGGGCGGCTCGCGCGCGGGCGAAGGACGCCGACGGCTGGGTGATGGACACCTACCTCCTCCGGCGCGCTGACACCATGCGACGTCCCCAGAGTTGA
- the cobN gene encoding cobaltochelatase subunit CobN yields the protein MSAHDLLVGMSVLEVAEHARLAAAASRLGGSVGYLQLGDPSLSAELTRLADAGATTISLAGVSLGPHAPAQSWLRRVAGHWWRERDGVRPDVRVATAVLRNDLDGHDAATLRGILDLARPITGSEAALASSAWDAVPGHRHQVLVCRGPRCTAAGSDRTATALGRLLAEHGLGDDDVLITQTGCQFPCNHAPVVSIQPDDVWYGGVDAAVAEDLVAQHLVRGTPVDGHRLARTRAAATTPDHHPDHHPDHRTARHPGGPVMTRIALLSTSDTDLLSARASGADYVLANPARPGHQSMAEVIEGCDLVVGRLLGSPQDLCSGFTRVAATGMPAVVLGGEQTPSAELMELSSVPIGVAAEAHRYLAEGGPDNLAQLHAFLSDTVLLTGEGFAPPAVLPQWGFAERPAVDEDLPRIGVLYYRAHEASGNTAFAHALADAVDATGHAVGVPIFVGSLRSAPDELYEAFGTLDALIVTVLAAGGSVPSSASAGGDDESWDVARMSALDIPIIQGLCLTSSRAEWEASDDGVSPLDSATQIAIPEFDGRIITAPFSFKEVDADGLPHYVADPERCARVAGIAVRHARLRTTPNAEKRLALVLSAYPTKHARIGNAVGLDTPVSTIRLLQRLRAEGYDLGSGNVVTDILGRDASDTEKGDALIHALIAAGGQDEEWLTHAQLTDAHVRITPEQYAAWTRDLPQDLRDAMVEAWGPGVGSLFVNDAGELVLATVRAGNVVLLIQPPRGFGENPIAIYHDPDLAPTHHYLAAYRWLGSAVEEGGFQADAVVHLGKHGSLEWLPGKNAALSASCGTDAALGDLPLVYPFLVNDPGEGAQAKRRAHATIVDHLVPPMARAESYGDIARLEQLLDEHANIAAMDPAKLPAIRGEIWQLMHAAEMHRDLGLEEQPDAEEFDDFIMHVDGWLCEIKDAQIRDGLHVLGEAPAGEARVNLVLAIMRAAQVFGGQAQAVPGLRAALGLGLDMPSLVPRDGYSTTEGTAEVDRVEAIARDLVEQMDKADWDPARAAELHDDPEVQRVLEFAATQVVPRLARTTDELDAVVHALDGGFVAAGPSGSPLRGLVNVLPTGRNFYTVDPRAVPSRLAWQTGHAMAESLVAKYLDETGTYPQSVGLSVWGTSAMRTSGDDIAEVLALLGVRPVWDEASRRVNDLQVVPLDELGRPRIDVTVRISGFFRDAFPHVVAMLDDAVRLVAGLEEPDEHNYVRAHARADLAEHGDERRSTTRIFGSKPGSYGAGILQVVESGNWRSDQDLAEVYTTWGGFAYGRDLDGAPAADDMRANYRRIKVAAKNIDTREHDIADSDDYFQYHGGMVATVRALTGSDPKAYVGDSTTPDAVRTRTLQEETNRVFRARVVNPRWIAAMQRHGYKGAFELAATVDYLFGFDATTGVVHDWMYETLAKEYVLDETNQQFLRTSNPWALRGIVERLHEAAERGLWESPDADVMAALQQVYLDVEGELEDR from the coding sequence GTGAGCGCCCACGACCTGCTCGTCGGGATGTCGGTCCTCGAGGTCGCCGAGCACGCACGCCTGGCCGCCGCGGCGAGCCGCCTCGGCGGCAGCGTCGGCTACCTCCAGCTCGGCGACCCGTCCCTCTCCGCCGAGCTCACCCGGCTGGCCGACGCCGGCGCGACGACGATCTCGCTGGCCGGCGTCAGCCTCGGCCCGCACGCCCCGGCGCAGTCCTGGCTGCGTCGGGTGGCCGGTCACTGGTGGCGCGAGCGCGACGGCGTACGCCCCGACGTGCGGGTCGCCACCGCGGTGCTGCGCAACGACCTCGACGGCCACGACGCGGCCACGCTGCGCGGCATCCTCGACCTCGCCCGTCCGATCACCGGGAGCGAGGCGGCGCTGGCGTCGTCCGCGTGGGACGCCGTCCCCGGCCACCGGCACCAGGTGCTGGTGTGCCGCGGGCCTCGCTGCACCGCCGCCGGCTCCGACCGGACGGCGACGGCGCTCGGCCGGCTCCTCGCAGAGCACGGCCTCGGCGACGACGACGTGCTCATCACCCAGACCGGCTGCCAGTTCCCCTGCAACCACGCACCCGTCGTCAGCATCCAGCCCGACGACGTCTGGTACGGCGGCGTGGACGCCGCCGTCGCCGAGGACCTCGTCGCCCAGCACCTCGTCCGCGGGACCCCCGTCGACGGCCACCGGCTCGCCCGCACCCGCGCAGCGGCCACCACGCCCGACCACCACCCCGACCACCACCCCGACCACCGCACCGCCCGTCACCCCGGAGGACCCGTCATGACCCGGATCGCGCTCCTGTCCACGTCCGACACCGACCTGCTCAGCGCGCGGGCGTCGGGTGCCGACTACGTCCTCGCCAACCCGGCGCGGCCCGGCCACCAGTCGATGGCCGAGGTGATCGAGGGCTGCGACCTCGTCGTCGGCCGGCTGCTCGGCTCGCCGCAGGACCTCTGCTCCGGCTTCACCCGCGTCGCCGCGACCGGCATGCCCGCCGTCGTCCTCGGAGGCGAGCAGACCCCGAGCGCCGAGCTGATGGAGCTGTCGTCGGTGCCGATCGGCGTCGCCGCCGAGGCCCACCGCTACCTCGCCGAGGGCGGCCCGGACAACCTCGCCCAGCTGCACGCCTTCCTCTCCGACACCGTGCTGCTGACCGGCGAGGGGTTCGCGCCGCCGGCGGTGCTGCCGCAGTGGGGGTTCGCGGAGCGGCCGGCGGTCGACGAGGACCTGCCGCGGATCGGGGTCCTCTACTACCGGGCGCACGAGGCGAGCGGCAACACCGCCTTCGCGCACGCCCTCGCCGACGCGGTGGACGCGACCGGCCACGCGGTCGGCGTACCCATCTTCGTCGGCTCGCTCCGCTCCGCGCCCGACGAGCTCTACGAGGCGTTCGGCACGCTGGACGCGCTGATCGTGACCGTCCTCGCGGCCGGCGGCAGCGTACCGTCGAGCGCCAGCGCCGGCGGGGACGACGAGTCGTGGGACGTGGCGCGGATGTCGGCGCTCGACATCCCGATCATCCAGGGCCTGTGCCTCACCTCGAGCCGCGCCGAGTGGGAGGCCTCCGACGACGGCGTCAGCCCGCTCGACTCGGCGACGCAGATCGCCATCCCGGAGTTCGACGGCCGCATCATCACCGCGCCGTTCTCCTTCAAGGAGGTCGACGCCGACGGGCTGCCGCACTACGTCGCCGACCCCGAGCGCTGCGCCCGCGTCGCCGGCATCGCGGTGCGGCACGCGCGCCTGCGGACGACCCCGAACGCCGAGAAGAGGCTCGCCCTCGTGCTCTCGGCCTACCCCACCAAGCACGCCCGCATCGGCAACGCCGTCGGCCTCGACACCCCGGTCTCGACCATCCGGCTGCTCCAGCGGCTGCGGGCGGAGGGGTACGACCTGGGGTCGGGGAACGTGGTGACGGACATCCTGGGCCGGGACGCGAGCGACACCGAGAAGGGGGACGCGCTGATCCACGCGCTCATCGCCGCCGGCGGCCAGGACGAGGAGTGGCTGACCCACGCGCAGCTGACGGACGCGCACGTGCGGATCACGCCGGAGCAGTACGCCGCCTGGACCCGCGACCTCCCGCAGGACCTCCGCGACGCGATGGTGGAGGCGTGGGGGCCGGGCGTCGGGTCGCTCTTCGTCAACGACGCGGGCGAGCTCGTCCTCGCCACGGTGCGGGCCGGCAACGTCGTCCTGCTCATCCAGCCGCCGCGCGGCTTCGGCGAGAACCCGATCGCGATCTACCACGACCCGGACCTCGCGCCGACGCACCACTACCTCGCCGCCTACCGCTGGCTGGGCAGTGCTGTCGAGGAGGGGGGCTTCCAGGCCGACGCCGTGGTCCACCTCGGCAAGCACGGCTCGCTGGAGTGGCTGCCCGGCAAGAACGCCGCGCTGTCGGCGAGCTGCGGCACCGACGCGGCGCTCGGCGACCTGCCGCTGGTCTACCCGTTCCTCGTCAACGACCCGGGCGAGGGCGCGCAGGCCAAGCGCCGCGCGCACGCCACGATCGTCGACCACCTCGTGCCGCCGATGGCCCGCGCGGAGTCGTACGGCGACATCGCCCGCCTCGAGCAGCTCCTCGACGAGCACGCCAACATCGCCGCGATGGACCCGGCCAAGCTGCCGGCGATCCGCGGCGAGATCTGGCAGCTCATGCACGCCGCGGAGATGCACCGCGACCTGGGGCTGGAGGAGCAGCCGGACGCCGAGGAGTTCGACGACTTCATCATGCACGTGGACGGGTGGCTCTGCGAGATCAAGGACGCGCAGATCCGCGACGGGCTGCACGTGCTCGGCGAGGCGCCCGCCGGCGAGGCGCGGGTCAACCTCGTGCTCGCGATCATGCGGGCGGCGCAGGTGTTCGGCGGGCAGGCCCAGGCGGTGCCGGGGCTGCGGGCGGCGCTCGGCCTGGGTCTCGATATGCCGTCGCTCGTTCCTCGCGACGGCTACTCGACCACCGAGGGAACGGCCGAGGTGGACCGGGTCGAGGCGATCGCGCGTGACCTCGTCGAGCAGATGGACAAGGCCGACTGGGACCCCGCCCGCGCGGCCGAGCTCCACGACGACCCCGAGGTCCAGCGGGTGCTGGAGTTCGCGGCGACCCAGGTCGTGCCGCGGCTGGCGCGCACGACCGACGAGCTCGACGCCGTGGTGCACGCGCTCGACGGCGGGTTCGTCGCGGCCGGCCCGTCCGGCTCGCCGCTGCGCGGGCTGGTCAACGTGCTGCCGACGGGCCGCAACTTCTACACCGTCGACCCGCGCGCGGTCCCCTCCCGCCTCGCGTGGCAGACCGGCCACGCGATGGCCGAGTCGCTCGTGGCGAAGTACCTCGACGAGACCGGCACCTACCCGCAGTCCGTCGGCCTGTCGGTGTGGGGCACGAGCGCGATGCGCACCAGCGGTGACGACATCGCCGAGGTGCTCGCCCTGCTCGGCGTGCGGCCGGTGTGGGACGAGGCCTCGCGCCGGGTCAACGACCTGCAGGTCGTCCCGCTCGACGAGCTCGGCCGGCCGCGCATCGACGTCACGGTCCGGATCTCCGGCTTCTTCCGCGACGCCTTCCCGCACGTGGTCGCGATGCTCGACGACGCCGTACGCCTCGTGGCCGGCCTCGAGGAGCCCGACGAGCACAACTACGTCCGCGCCCACGCGCGCGCCGACCTGGCCGAGCACGGCGACGAGCGGCGCTCGACCACCCGGATCTTCGGGTCCAAGCCCGGGTCGTACGGCGCCGGGATCCTGCAGGTCGTCGAGTCCGGCAACTGGCGCAGCGACCAGGACCTCGCCGAGGTCTACACGACCTGGGGCGGCTTCGCCTACGGCCGCGACCTCGACGGGGCGCCGGCCGCCGACGACATGCGCGCCAACTACCGGCGGATCAAGGTGGCGGCGAAGAACATCGACACCCGCGAGCACGACATCGCCGACAGCGACGACTACTTCCAGTACCACGGCGGCATGGTCGCCACGGTCCGCGCGCTGACCGGCAGTGACCCCAAGGCCTACGTCGGCGACTCGACGACGCCGGACGCGGTGCGCACCCGCACGCTGCAGGAGGAGACCAACCGCGTCTTCCGGGCGCGCGTGGTCAACCCGCGCTGGATCGCCGCGATGCAGCGCCACGGCTACAAGGGAGCCTTCGAGCTCGCCGCGACCGTCGACTACCTGTTCGGGTTCGACGCCACGACGGGGGTCGTGCACGACTGGATGTACGAGACGCTGGCCAAGGAGTACGTCCTCGACGAGACCAACCAGCAGTTCCTGCGCACCTCCAACCCGTGGGCGCTGCGTGGCATCGTCGAGCGGCTCCACGAGGCCGCCGAGCGCGGGCTGTGGGAGTCGCCCGACGCCGACGTGATGGCGGCGCTGCAGCAGGTCTACCTCGACGTCGAGGGCGAGCTGGAGGACCGGTGA
- a CDS encoding ABC transporter ATP-binding protein, with protein MPDAHGVRLEVRGAAWRAGGREIVRDIDLVCEPGTVTGLLGPNGSGKTTLINLVAGQTRPAAGDVLLDGRNLHALPPRERARLVGLVEQQAATTLDLTVRQVVELGRIPHRTGRLAVFDTPPGEREAVDEALRFADVAELADRSWQTLSGGERQRTQLARAVAQRPAVLLLDEPTNHLDLGHQLDFLDRVRGLGLTTVAALHDLELAAAYCDRLAVLDAGRLVAAGPVHEVLTSALIADVYGVDATVEPHPVHDRPHVRWNGPRREVRV; from the coding sequence ATGCCTGACGCGCACGGCGTACGCCTCGAGGTGCGCGGCGCGGCCTGGCGGGCCGGCGGCCGCGAGATCGTCCGCGACATCGACCTCGTCTGCGAGCCCGGCACGGTGACGGGCCTGCTCGGGCCCAACGGGTCGGGCAAGACCACGCTGATCAACCTCGTCGCGGGCCAGACCCGACCGGCCGCGGGCGACGTGCTGCTCGACGGCCGCAACCTCCACGCCCTGCCGCCGCGCGAGCGGGCCCGGCTGGTGGGGCTGGTCGAGCAGCAGGCGGCGACGACGCTCGACCTCACCGTGCGGCAGGTCGTCGAGCTCGGCCGGATCCCGCACCGCACCGGGCGTCTCGCTGTCTTCGACACCCCGCCGGGCGAGCGCGAGGCGGTCGACGAGGCGCTGCGCTTCGCCGACGTCGCCGAGCTGGCCGACCGCAGCTGGCAGACGCTGTCGGGCGGTGAGCGCCAACGCACCCAGCTGGCCCGCGCGGTGGCCCAGCGCCCCGCCGTGCTGCTCCTCGACGAGCCCACCAACCACCTCGACCTCGGCCACCAGCTCGACTTCCTCGACCGCGTCCGCGGGCTCGGCCTCACCACCGTCGCCGCGCTGCACGACCTCGAGCTGGCCGCCGCCTACTGCGACCGGCTCGCGGTCCTCGACGCCGGTCGGCTGGTCGCCGCCGGCCCGGTGCACGAGGTGCTCACCTCGGCGTTGATCGCGGACGTCTACGGCGTCGACGCCACCGTCGAGCCGCACCCGGTCCACGACCGGCCGCACGTGCGCTGGAACGGACCCCGGCGGGAGGTGCGCGTGTGA
- a CDS encoding FecCD family ABC transporter permease, which produces MAVSLGVGAVPVPVPQVLEVVGRRMHLGDFDVALFHDQIVWQLRMPRVLGAAAVGAALALCGAVLQSLTRNDLADPYLLGISGGAAVGAVTVIVLGVPFAGLVGSAAVAGAGFAGALAALLAVLLLAAGRSGSLPPTRTILAGVAVGQVCAAYTAFLVIVSGDSQAARRVLSWTLGSVAGLRWESSVFLAVVALVATVGIVALADQLDAFAFGEVSARSLGVDVTRLRWLLLVGTALVTACLVAYAGLIGFVGLVVPHMVRLVTGPGHRLLLPMCAVVGAITLVLADTVARSVVEGQEVPLGVVTGVVGAPFFAWLLRRGGHHA; this is translated from the coding sequence ATGGCGGTGTCGCTCGGGGTGGGGGCGGTCCCCGTACCCGTTCCGCAGGTGCTGGAGGTCGTCGGCCGGCGGATGCACCTGGGCGACTTCGACGTCGCGCTCTTCCACGACCAGATCGTGTGGCAGCTGCGGATGCCGCGCGTGCTGGGCGCGGCCGCCGTCGGCGCCGCGCTGGCGCTGTGCGGAGCGGTGCTCCAGTCGCTGACCCGCAACGACCTCGCCGACCCCTACCTCCTCGGCATCTCGGGCGGCGCGGCCGTCGGTGCGGTGACGGTCATCGTGCTCGGCGTGCCGTTCGCCGGCCTCGTCGGCTCGGCCGCGGTCGCGGGGGCCGGCTTCGCGGGAGCGCTGGCGGCGCTGCTCGCCGTGCTGCTGCTCGCCGCCGGCCGGTCGGGCAGCCTGCCCCCGACCCGCACGATCCTCGCCGGCGTCGCCGTCGGCCAGGTCTGCGCGGCCTACACCGCCTTCCTCGTCATCGTCAGCGGCGACAGCCAGGCCGCGCGCCGGGTGCTGTCGTGGACCCTCGGCTCCGTCGCGGGGCTGCGGTGGGAGTCGTCGGTGTTCCTCGCCGTCGTCGCGCTCGTCGCCACGGTCGGCATCGTCGCCCTGGCCGACCAGCTCGACGCCTTCGCGTTCGGCGAGGTGTCCGCCCGCTCGCTCGGCGTCGACGTGACCCGGCTGCGCTGGTTGCTGCTCGTCGGCACGGCCCTGGTCACCGCCTGCCTGGTGGCGTACGCCGGCCTGATCGGCTTCGTCGGCCTGGTCGTGCCGCACATGGTGCGGCTCGTCACCGGTCCCGGCCACCGACTGCTGCTGCCGATGTGCGCTGTCGTCGGCGCGATCACGCTCGTGCTCGCCGACACTGTCGCCCGGTCGGTCGTCGAGGGGCAGGAGGTGCCGCTCGGGGTCGTCACCGGCGTCGTCGGGGCGCCGTTCTTCGCCTGGCTCCTGCGCCGCGGGGGGCACCATGCCTGA
- a CDS encoding ABC transporter substrate-binding protein, which produces MRIALLPKTVLSVTAVLVLSGCAGAPEADSASDPGPADTSGSASIFPVEVTSCGRTTTLAARPRRAVTLNQGATEVALALGVEDQLAGTAYLDDAVPAKWQAAYESVDVLAEEYPSREDLLAAQPDFVYASYGSAFDAKVAGTRDELDAAGTPSYLSPFGCEEAADRPEPSFDAVWDEVESVATAFGVPERAEQLVAEQQALLDGIEETAAGTGLDVLWFDSGDRTPYVGAGGGGPQLVLDAVGATNVFGGLDDGWADGTWEKVVAANPDVIVLADASWSSAEDKIDYLEADPVLRQLDAVAAEAYVVVPFSETTPGVRLADGAASVSDQLLELAAAR; this is translated from the coding sequence GTGCGGATCGCGCTGTTGCCGAAGACCGTCCTGTCCGTCACCGCTGTGCTCGTCCTGAGCGGTTGCGCCGGGGCTCCGGAGGCGGACAGCGCGTCCGATCCGGGCCCGGCCGACACGAGCGGCAGCGCGTCGATCTTCCCCGTCGAGGTCACGAGCTGCGGGCGCACCACGACGCTGGCGGCGCGGCCGCGCCGGGCCGTCACCCTCAACCAGGGTGCGACCGAGGTCGCCCTCGCCCTGGGCGTCGAGGACCAGCTCGCCGGCACCGCCTACCTCGACGACGCCGTCCCAGCCAAGTGGCAGGCGGCCTACGAGTCGGTCGACGTGCTCGCTGAGGAGTACCCCTCCCGCGAGGACCTCCTCGCGGCCCAGCCGGACTTCGTCTACGCGTCCTACGGCAGCGCCTTCGACGCCAAGGTGGCGGGCACGCGCGACGAGCTCGACGCGGCGGGCACGCCGTCGTACCTCTCGCCCTTCGGGTGCGAGGAGGCCGCCGACCGGCCCGAGCCGTCCTTCGACGCGGTCTGGGACGAGGTCGAGTCGGTCGCGACCGCCTTCGGCGTCCCCGAGCGGGCCGAGCAGCTCGTCGCCGAGCAGCAGGCGCTGCTCGACGGGATCGAGGAGACCGCGGCGGGCACGGGGCTCGACGTCCTCTGGTTCGACTCCGGCGACCGCACGCCGTACGTCGGCGCGGGCGGCGGCGGGCCGCAGCTCGTGCTCGACGCGGTCGGCGCGACCAACGTCTTCGGCGGCCTCGACGACGGCTGGGCCGACGGCACGTGGGAGAAGGTCGTCGCCGCGAACCCCGACGTGATCGTGCTCGCCGACGCCTCCTGGTCGAGTGCCGAGGACAAGATCGACTACCTGGAGGCCGACCCGGTCCTCCGGCAGCTCGACGCCGTCGCCGCCGAGGCGTACGTCGTCGTCCCCTTCTCGGAGACCACACCGGGGGTGCGTCTCGCCGACGGCGCCGCCTCGGTCTCCGACCAGCTCCTCGAGCTCGCCGCCGCACGGTGA